The Candidatus Kryptobacter tengchongensis nucleotide sequence TGAATTTACAAATTCCGACACTGTCAAGGTTATGGTAAATAGGACAAACTTAAACGATGGAGTTTACCAGGGTAAGATAAATTTCACCTCAAATGCCGGCCCTGATGAAGTTAGTATTACTATGTGGGTGCAAAAGGGAAACCCGGTGTTAAGTGTTTATCCCGATTCCCTGGATTTCGACTCCACAAAGACATTGCTATTTCTTTACATAAGTAATGCAGGTTCTGGGATACTCTCATGGAGTGCAACAGCATCGCATAACTGGATAAATTTATTCCCAACGGAGGGCACAAACAATGCACAGATTGAGGTAAGGGTTAATAGAAACCTACTTTATGCCGGATTTACTTATCGGGGTTATATTCAGATTACATCAAACGGTGGAGACAAACGGGTTGGTGTAAAGGTCTTGACCCCTTCTGCAAGTAAATATGAAGCTCAGGTTGATTCGCTGAAAATCATTTTAGAATCATTTAAGAGGATCTCAAACAACGAGATCGCTGCAGAAATCACCTTCTGGAATTTATCAGATTTACAAGGAGGTAAAAAAGTTAGAGTTTATGTCCCCACATCGGAGAGCTACTTAATAGATGAAAACGCCTGGAGATGGTCTTTAACCGGGGATAGCGAAAAATTTACATCTAAAGACCCCTGGTATGAGAACTCTGGGCGAACTCTGGATCCAGGGACCAAATTGAAATCAAAGTTTTATTTCAAACCCGATCAGAATTCAAGCGGGATTAAATTTAAGATGAAGTTGAATATTCTTTATTGTTTTGGTTGTTCAAAAGATTGGGACTTAAAACAATGGATTGTAGTATTTGAAAATTTAACACCTTAAGAGCTATGAAAAAAATTTTTCAAATAATGTTATTAAATTTATTCCTTATTTCGTTATCTCTGTGTCAGTTGGCGAAGCGATCCCTTTCGGGACCAGACTGGGTTATTGAATGTCCTGAGGGTAAGTATAGCGAGTTTTATGTTTGTGGCTTCTCAATTGATAGTGATTACAATCGTGCTCTCTCCAAAGCTCTGGGAAATGCAGCGTTAAAGATCAGGCGAGAGTATGAAGTAGATGTTGAAATTGTTGTAGATAAAACCCCATATACTGACAAATCAAATGTACATATTTTGATGAAGGGCAAAGAACAAACTATCAGCGCAAGGCTTGTTGATGTCTATTATGAATATGATAATCAGCACAGGAATTACAGGGTCTGGGTTCTTGTAGGTATACTCAAACCAATGCATCTGCGTAAACCTGAACCCAGTGATCTGGGGGCGATGATCAGATCAACTTTTATTCCCGGCTGGGGACATTTTTATAAAAATAGGTACGATAGAGGTATAATTTTCTTTTCAGCTGTTATGATATCGGCTGGAGTAACATACTGGCTTATGAAAAGCGGCGGGGAAAAGATGAGATACTTTGGCAAAATTGGAATCCCGATAACCGCAGGTATCCATCTTCTAAATATAATAGATAGTGGAACAATAAAACCAGATTTAAAATAAAATAATCTTTAGTGCCATGTCCTACACAAAAATTTACATAGCCCTTTTAATTTCTCTCGTTTTCTATTCCTGCTCCGGAAGCAGATTTTCAATTCCAGATCTTTATCCAGAGGGACCGGTTCTGATTGAGAAATCAATTGATAAAAAACCGGAATGGATTAAAAAAGGAAGATCTTTCTGGTACGACTCAAAGGAAAAAGGCTTTTTTGTAATTGGTTATTCTGTCTCAAATGACGCAGATTTAGCTTACTTCCAAAGCAAGGCAATAGCCGGGGCGAATATCGCCGGTTATGTTCAATCTGAAATAAACGCAAGATTTAAACTTTTGAAGGTTTCAAACGATAATGAAGTTAAAAACTTATCAGAGCTTGTCGTCAATCTCATCTCGCAGAAAGTCACCATTTCGCTCGCAACTGTTGAAGAATATCGTGAGGTTTTCAAGGAAATGGGCCAACTTAAATACCATGTCTACACAAAAAACTTTGTGGGTGAAAATTCCCTGAAATTAGCTATTGACGAAGCTTTAAAGAGAATCCCCGTAAAAGATCAACCAGGTTCAGAAGATATCAGCAAAGATATAATTGAAAATTTAAAAAGATGAAGTATTTAAAATTTAAAAATTTGCTTTGTTTCCTCACACTGCTGTTTTGTTCTCAACTGGTTTCTTACAGCCAGGTCAATTTGATATCTCTTGGCTTTTCTTCACTGAGATATCAGGCAAAACTTAGCAAAACATTCACCTCAACCGATTCGGTTGTGACCAAGAATCTTATGCTTATTGATGGCTTAATTTGCATCGGAGACAGATTAGCTAAAATAGATAGCTTTTCAGTTAATCTTTTAATTGGTATTGGCTTTGGATATAACACTGATACAACTAAAATAAATATATTATTTACATTTCCTACAATTTTCTTCACTATGGGCGTTAGAAAAATCGGTGTTATTTTCGGAATCAGATTTCAAAATTGGTATGATATCAAAGTTCCAGGTTATCCAGAAAAATCAACCCTTGAATATCCGAGAAATTTGAGCGTTTATCAGTATTTTGGTGGAGTTTATCTTAGCGTTCTCCCCGGTATGTACATCGGTTTAGATGCTTGTTATAATTTTTATTCAAAAAGCCGATTATTGAAGTTTTCAAGCAAAAATACAACGCCGATGTTTGAGTTCCTTGAATTTTCCCCTTCATTGTTTAGATTTTTCTTCTTTTTACAAAATTTAAAACCTCAATGAAATATGAAAAAACTACTCTTAACATTCATCCTCTTAACTGAAATCGCCTTTCCACAGGAAAACCGCTGGAGCTTTGAAGTAAGCTGGGAGTTTTATTCATACTATGCTTATATAAACCCTCACTTCAAAGAAAAGTTTAAAGATCTTCCAGAAATGGAATCATTAAAGATGTTTAATTATGAGTTAAGTTTTATCTCATTAGGCAAACCGATCTTGTTGATGTTTACATTAGGTGGGAACGGTAAAAATGTTAAATCTGATTTTTCAACATCCGCGAACTTCTTCGCCTCGCTTTCAATAGGTTTCGGAACAAGGCGAATTGGTATCTACGGTACCGGGAAATTAAAAGTTTGGTTTGATTTAAAGCAGAAAGCTGTGGATTGTTCAGGAGCTGAAAAGTGGGCCAGCTTTAAAAATTTCAATTCAATAGTTTTTTACTCCGTCGGAGGAGGTATAATGATGATCTGGGGCGATGTTATTTTATTCCGAATTGAAGGCGACTTCAACCTTTGGCCATTTAAAGAGTTAACAAAGCTTGAAGCACCAGATCTCATTCCAGCCTTTAACAGGCTGACAATGGCTGAATACTCATTCAAATTTGGCATCGGACTCGCTTTTAAAATTAAGTGATACCTCCCGAAGAGCCCTGAGACCTTCAGAACAGGTAACACCAGGTACCTTCTCTTTGAATATATTAATTAAAAAATATAACCGGAACATTTTAGGCTTAAAAAAATATATCAAAATAAATGCGGTTATTGGATTACAAATTACCGCTTTTGCTAATTTTATCAATTTTCCCCGAGTTTTTTGCTTTAGCTCAGGATTATTTAGATGATGGGTTATACTATTACAACCGGGGTTTATATTATACAGCAGCTGGAAGCTTCAAAAGGGCAATAGAAGATAACCCGCAAAATTACCGGGCGCACTTTTACCTTGCTAATTGTTATATGAAAATCTCGGAAGAAGAAAGAAATTCGCCCACGCTGATCCGTAAAGCCATTGATGAGTATCTTTTAGCTCTTAAGATCTATCCAGATTTTGAGGATGCCCTATTTTATCTGGGAATCGCTTATTTTAAAATTAATGACTTCCACAATGCATCAAAGTGTTTTGATAAAGTTATTCAACTTAACCCAAAAGAAATCGCCGCTTATTACAACATCGGACTTTGTTTTTACAATTTGAAGGATTTTAAGAAGGCTAAGTATTATTTAGAAAAATATCTGGTGAACAAAAAGAAATCAGATGAATATACAGAAAATGCAAGAGCTTTACTTAAAAAAATTAGTGGTGAAAACTTTAACAATGTTGAGAATGAGATAAGTTTAGGAAGTGAGAATATAGCATATCCGCTTGATTATATTTATATGAATAATATCACATCATATTTCAACGAAGATAGGGGGAGATATAGAAAACATCTCGGGGTAGATATAAAAGCTCCAGCTGGAGCTTTAGTATATGCAATTGCTGATGGAGTTGTGACATGGGCTTGGCATGATGGAGGTTATGGACTTAAAGTCATGATAGATCATGGCTCTCTTGTAACTGTCTATGCCCATCTTTCGGAGATAAGTGTAAACTATGGTCAGAAAGTCAGAAAAGGACAAGTTATTGGTAAAGTTGGAGATACAGGAAATGCAACAGGTTCACATTTGCATTTTGAGGTAATCAAAGATGGAAAATATGTTGACCCTCTAAATTTTTTGGGGCTTAGATAACTATACCCTCAGGTAATTTCAGGAAACTAGTGAAATATTATATTTAATAAAAAACTAATTCCAAAATTCAATCTATGGACACAAAAATTGAGAAAATAGCTAAAAAATTTGGCAAAAAGGACGGCCGTAGAGGTTACCCACCTGAGGATAGAACTAATCCAACTGAAGCTGAGAGATACATTGCTCAAATGATAAAGACCAGGATTGAAAATATAATCGGGGATTATTATTCAAAAATTTCAGATATAATCAAAAAATTTAATCAAAATTCAGCAGTAATATCAAATCTGATGAATGAAAAAATTTTAAACGAATATCATGATCTAAACGAAAAATACGAAATCTTAAAGTCTAGAGTGATAAAATCAAGTTTTTTAATCGTTATTTGGTTATTAATCGTCGTAGTTGATTCACTGATAAATGCACCCATTTATGCCATTTTCAACTTACCAGAAGTTTTAATGTATGTAACTTCAATATCACTCGGGATTATAATTTCAGCAGCTGGTTGGCTTTTGGGTAAACCCTTAAACTCTGATAAATCTTATAAATTTATCATTATCTTTGTCATCTGTATTATAGTTGGAGCAACACTTTTAAGGATGGATTTTTTCAAAATCACCATACCTAAACTTAACATCTCCATAAGTCCCTTTTGGGCAAGTTTATTTTTCGGCGCTTTAAACCTCTTAACCTTTTCTATTGGTTACTATCTCAAAAAATATTTAAATGATAATGATATAAAAACGGGATTTATAGAAATCAGGTCTCTATACCGAAAGGCTAAGAAATTAAAAAACGAGCTGGAAAGCCGAATTTATGAGAATGCGAGCCTATTGAGTTCGTTATATGACCAAATTAGCCGTCTTAAAAACTCCGTCAAAGCTGAACAGGAATTTGGGAAAGCTTTGATCTGGTATTATAGAACTGAAAATATCACTAATAGACAAGCAAGATCAGAACAAGATGTCCCCGAGTGCTTTAAAATTGAACCAGACGAAATAATAATTGAACATGAGATCATTACTAAGCCCGATGATCAAATTCTGGAGGAGCTTGGCTTACGGCGGAGTAACATACCATATTATTCATATTAAATAAAAAAAAAGCAGCTCCCGGTATGAGGTTTTTAATCTCAGCAATTGTAGCGCTTATTTTTACATCATGCCATATATTTGAAGATATAAGTGTTGATTCAAAAAGGGTTATTGTAGTTTTGCTTGACTTAAGCGGTTCAACATTGAAAGCCAGGGACGATTACATAAAGCCGATCGAAAAAATTTTTTCTTCACTTAGTTATGGTGATTATATTTCTATACTGTTGGT carries:
- a CDS encoding Carboxypeptidase regulatory-like domain-containing protein, which gives rise to MKKFICNISGIPFGGSPVNFRKWLSPIIILFLTFFTSCQKPVLFDDEISIQGKVFNTETGEGIPGAAVSTIPPTSTVATDNNGYYKIKNVSPGMYKIKAEKNGFVSSEVTVKVVDQDVTADIGLSPVKPVLSVSSKNLDFGTDINEKSVTLRNIGTGVLNWSGTKNASWLQISPNSGSLSAGASVEMIAKVNRGGLQPGNYSDVIKLTSNGGNEEITVNMVVANQIQPQLSVSPKSLEFKANENEKVLTLMNIGKGGSIKWQGVPDRSWITLSRVSGEFTNSDTVKVMVNRTNLNDGVYQGKINFTSNAGPDEVSITMWVQKGNPVLSVYPDSLDFDSTKTLLFLYISNAGSGILSWSATASHNWINLFPTEGTNNAQIEVRVNRNLLYAGFTYRGYIQITSNGGDKRVGVKVLTPSASKYEAQVDSLKIILESFKRISNNEIAAEITFWNLSDLQGGKKVRVYVPTSESYLIDENAWRWSLTGDSEKFTSKDPWYENSGRTLDPGTKLKSKFYFKPDQNSSGIKFKMKLNILYCFGCSKDWDLKQWIVVFENLTP
- a CDS encoding TPR repeat-containing protein; translation: MRLLDYKLPLLLILSIFPEFFALAQDYLDDGLYYYNRGLYYTAAGSFKRAIEDNPQNYRAHFYLANCYMKISEEERNSPTLIRKAIDEYLLALKIYPDFEDALFYLGIAYFKINDFHNASKCFDKVIQLNPKEIAAYYNIGLCFYNLKDFKKAKYYLEKYLVNKKKSDEYTENARALLKKISGENFNNVENEISLGSENIAYPLDYIYMNNITSYFNEDRGRYRKHLGVDIKAPAGALVYAIADGVVTWAWHDGGYGLKVMIDHGSLVTVYAHLSEISVNYGQKVRKGQVIGKVGDTGNATGSHLHFEVIKDGKYVDPLNFLGLR